One stretch of Pelmatolapia mariae isolate MD_Pm_ZW linkage group LG3_W, Pm_UMD_F_2, whole genome shotgun sequence DNA includes these proteins:
- the LOC134624504 gene encoding cytochrome P450 26B1, with the protein MLFDTFDIVSALATLAACLVSMALLLAVSQQLWQLRWTATRDKNCKLPMPKGSMGFPFIGETCHWLLQGSSFHASRRQKYGNVFKTHLLGRPVIRVTGAENVRKVLMGEHTLVAVDWPQSTSTLLGPNSLANSIGDIHRKRRKVFAKVFSHEALESYLPKIQQVIQESLRVWSSTPEPINVYRESQRLSFTMAVRVLLGFRVTEEEMKHLFSTFQDFVNNLFSLPIDLPFSGYRRGIRARDTLQKSIEKAIREKPLCTQGKDYSDALDVLMESAKENGSELTMQELKESTIELIFAAFATTASASTSLIMQLLRHPQVLERLREELRSRGLLHNGCLCPEAELRLDTIISLKYLDCVIKEVLRLFTPVSGAYRTAMQTFELDGVQIPKGWSVMYSIRDTHDTAAVFKDVDAFDPDRFSQERSEDKEGRFHYLPFGGGVRSCLGKQLATLFLRILAIELACTSRFELATRNFPRVITVPVVHPVDGLKVKFYGLDSNQNEIMAKSEELLGATV; encoded by the exons ATGCTGTTCGACACTTTCGACATCGTCTCCGCTCTGGCCACTCTGGCCGCTTGCCTGGTGTCCATGGCCCTGCTCCTCGCCGTGTCCCAGCAACTGTGGCAGCTCCGGTGGACGGCCACGCGGGATAAAAACTGCAAGCTGCCCATGCCGAAAGGATCCATGGGCTTCCCCTTCATCGGCGAGACCTGCCACTGGCTCCTGCAG GGCTCGAGCTTCCATGCATCACGGAGACAGAAGTACGGCAATGTGTTCAAGACCCACCTGCTAGGCCGTCCTGTGATTCGGGTTACGGGCGCAGAGAACGTGCGCAAGGTGCTGATGGGCGAGCACACACTGGTGGCGGTGGACTGGCCTCAGAGCACGTCCACGCTGCTGGGACCAAACTCCCTGGCCAACAGCATCGGAGACATCCACCGCAAGAGGAGGAAG gTGTTTGCCAAAGTGTTCAGCCATGAGGCCTTGGAGTCGTACCTCCCTAAAATCCAGCAGGTCATCCAGGAGAGTCTCAGAGTGTGGAGCTCTACGCCTGAGCCCATCAACGTCTACAG GGAGAGCCAGAGGCTGTCCTTCACCATGGCTGTCAGGGTGCTGCTGGGCTTCAGGGTGACAGAGGAGGAAATGAAGCATTTGTTCTCAACCTTCCAGGACTTTGTTAACAACCTCTTCAGTCTGCCCATAGACCTGCCATTTAGTGGCTACAGAAGG GGTATCCGTGCACGAGACACCCTTCAGAAGAGCATAGAGAAAGCCATCAGGGAGAAGCCCCTGTGCACCCAAGGCAAAGATTACAGTGACGCGTTGGATGTCCTAATGGAGAGTGCCAAAGAGAATGGCAGCGAGCTCACCATGCAAGAACTCAAG GAATCAACCATTGAGCTGATCTTTGCTGCCTTTGCCACCACTGCCAGCGCAAGCACCTCCCTTATCATGCAGCTCCTCCGCCACCCTCAAGTCCTTGAGCGCCTGAGGGAGGAACTGAGATCCAGGGGTCTCCTTCACAATGGCTGCCTCTGCCCAGAAGCAGAACTGAGGCTCGACACCATTATCAGCCTGAAGTACCTGGACTGTGTCATCAAGGAGGTGCTGAGACTCTTTACTCCTGTTTCTGGGGCCTACCGAACCGCCATGCAGACCTTCGAACTGGAT GGAGTCCAGATTCCCAAAGGCTGGAGTGTGATGTACAGCATTCGGGACACCCACGACACTGCTGCCGTCTTCAAAGATGTGGATGCCTTTGACCCCGACCGCTTCAGTCAGGAGCGGAGTGAAGACAAAGAAGGACGCTTCCACTATCTGCCTTTTGGTGGCGGCGTCAGGTCCTGTCTGGGAAAGCAGCTCGCCACCCTCTTCCTTCGCATCCTGGCGATCGAGCTGGCTTGCACCAGCCGCTTTGAGCTGGCTACGCGGAACTTCCCCCGCGTGATCACGGTGCCCGTTGTCCACCCGGTCGATGGGCTGAAGGTTAAATTCTACGGATTGGACTCCAACCAAAATGAGATCATGGCCAAGTCGGAAGAGCTCCTGGGAGCGACAGTTTAA